GATGGGATACCAGGAAACATCTAAACATAGGCGAATCCGATATTCTCATAATTATGGTCTCGCATCTGCGGAAAGAGAAAAATATCCCTCTTTTTATCAATGCCGCGGAGAGAATTAACAGGACCTTTCCTCAGACACGCTTCTTACTTCTCGGCGCCGGGCCCATAGAAGCAGAAATCAGTGAGGCCGTCAGAGAACAGGGATTGCAGAAACTGTTTTCGCTGCCAGGATCGGTTCCTGATGTCGTTCCATATCTGGCGGCCTCAGATATCGCATGCCTGACCTCCGATGGCGAAAGCTATTCCAACGCCATCATTGAATATCTTGCGGCGGGATTGCCGGTTGCTGCAACCGCGGTCGGCGGCAATATTGAAGCGCTCAGAGAAAATGGATTTCTTTTCCCAAGTGGGGACATGGAGAAGCTGGTGGAAATTCTCGGCCTGTTGATAGAGAATAAGGAGTTGAGAATTCAGCAGGGTATTAAGGGGCGACACGAGGCTTTTGAGAAATATAGTATTTCCAGGATGGTTGGCGAGCATGAGAAAATTTATGAAGACGCGGAAAATTAGCGAAAACATCAGCCTTGCATTTGAAGAGCCGTCTCTGAGATGAAACTGAAAATTATTTCCAATATTTACAGCCTGCAGGAAATTCATAAGGAAGGCGTGGAGATTGAACTCCACCGCTATCCCAAAACCATCAACAGTTTCGCAACCGTTCTGCGGATGTTCTGGAAATCATTCGGATATGACTATATAGTTCTTAATTTCATATCATTCGATATTTTGTTGCTGGCCTTCCTCAAATTGATCATTCCTTTCAATTGCTGTCGTCTGGTGACCGTTGATTTGCTTCTGACCCGGCCGTGCACTTTTCGTGAGAGATTTCTCCATCCCTGGAAAGTGCTTCTGCTGAAAAAGGTCCATCTATTCCTGGTATTGATGAAAGACACAAGCGGCTATCAGAAGTACTTTCATCTGCGGCCGGAGCAATTTCGCTACCTGCCATATAAGATTAATGCCTTTGATTTGATATCAAAGACAACTGTTACCGACGAGGGTT
This portion of the Candidatus Zixiibacteriota bacterium genome encodes:
- a CDS encoding glycosyltransferase, coding for MINVIFLIDRMWGANGGTEGQLLMLYNNLDKEKFKVHLFCLQNTAWLESSEYKSRITVLDVPRLLSWKALVAVLRFRRYCRGNRIEIVQTYFHDSFIFGAIAGRLAGVRKIISCRRNLGPGFWGRRGLLRVFRIIKRLTWKYLANSAATKESIRQYEGIDPAKIAVIYNGLDLSRFETVDEKYRWDTRKHLNIGESDILIIMVSHLRKEKNIPLFINAAERINRTFPQTRFLLLGAGPIEAEISEAVREQGLQKLFSLPGSVPDVVPYLAASDIACLTSDGESYSNAIIEYLAAGLPVAATAVGGNIEALRENGFLFPSGDMEKLVEILGLLIENKELRIQQGIKGRHEAFEKYSISRMVGEHEKIYEDAEN